A segment of the Panicum hallii strain FIL2 chromosome 1, PHallii_v3.1, whole genome shotgun sequence genome:
AGATTTAGCGTCTATATTACATTAATTGGGAGTTCATCTCATTTTGGCAAACTTGATAGCATGCAAAGAGAGGTTCTAATAATGCATTAACGAGTAAAATGCACTCGTTAAATGCATCGCCGGCCCTCAAACTTGGTTCGGGATGTCATCCTGATCCCTAAACttttaaaatatatatttagatTCTTATACTTGCTAATCGTATTACGTGAAATCCAAATCATTAATTTTAAGTTATAAAATGAAAGTGTTCAATTTATATGGAGCTTACATGTGGgttcaaattttatttttaaaattttctGCTCAATTCTTATATTTTCAAAAAGAATCAAAaaaaattttcaaaattttatgtCAAATATTTTCTTTGCCAATATTTCCTCAAAATTTATCCTTTTTTATTTTCTATCTTTTACAAATTTGATCATATAAGTTTCttattttacaatttttctATATAGATCTTTTGTATTTGAATATAAATACAAGTAAATTGGTATAAATTACTTTTATGCgcatataattttttattttaatAAATTATATAACTTTTAATTTAGTTTAAGCAACTGTGATTTGGACCTCACCTCACGTAATATAATTAATAAGTTTAAGGATCCGAATATGTATTTTAAAAGTTTGAGGATTAGGATAACATCTCGAACCAAGTTCGAAAATCTGCGATGCATTTTACACGTGCATTAACCATCAAGATTGAAGAACAACGGTCGCCTTGCCTGAACCACATCAGCAGGATTCAGGCGCAACCATCGcagcttcttttttttttctgccaCGGGACAGGAGTATACGCCTGGTCAGTTGCCAGGCCCACTACGCCCATGACAGGCTGATGACCTACCTGTACCTGGAGACGAAGCATTCTGGGCCGAACACTTTGCAACCGCGCCTCCCTGCCTCCTGAATCCAAGCGCGTCCCTTCCTTTTCCCTCGCCTCCCAGTTCGTGCTCCCATATCCCCGCCGCGCCCGGCCTCTCGCGTCGTTCGCCATGCGCGCACTCAAGCACGGCACCATGCGCGCCCACGTCGCCCTGGCCCTCGCGGCGCTGGTGCTCGCAGGCGACGCCCTCCAGCCGGCGCTGGCCGCCGGCGGGTTCAACTACCACGATGCCCTCACCAAGACCATCATATTCCTCGAGGCGCAGCGCTCCGGGAAGCTGCCGCCCAACAACCGCGTCAAGTGGCGCGGCGACTCCGGCCTCGAAGACGGCAAGCTCGCCAACGTACGCCATGTCGCGCGCCATTgctctctccttccttcctttctccttttcgTTTGTGTGCGTTACTGCACTCCAAGGAAGATCAAGGTCCCGTCATGAATGCAGATACGAAACTGAGAAAATGTGATTGAAATGATCAGTTCCCAACGGATAGGAAAGTAATACGGCAAGGAAACTAAGAATTTTTGTGATGCAAATTGATATCCTGCCATAGCACTGACGACAGGTTGATGTACGTGTGGCCGATCGAGCAGGTGGATCTCACCGGTGGATACTACGACGCCGGCGACAACGTCAAGTACGGGCTCCCGCTCGCCTTCACCGTGACGACGCTCGCGTGGACGGCGCTGGCATTCAAGCCCGAgctggagaaggccaaggagatGGACCACGTGAACGAGGCCCTCAGGTGGGGCACCGACTACTTGCTCAAGTGCgccgcgaggaagaagaagctgtGGGTGCAGGtgagccgcccccgcccgcccgcacaTCGATCATCGAGCGGTTAATATATATAATTCAACATGGTTTTGATCTCTGTCTGGAATTCGATCATCAATGTGTGTGTCTGTCGATCGATCCATCTGCAGGTCGGCGACCCCAACCTGGACCACCAGTGCTGGGTGCGTCCGGAGAACATGAAGGCGCCGCGGACGCTGTACGAGATCGACGAGAAGACGCCTGGGACGGAGATCGCCGCCGagaccgccgccgccttcgccgccgcATCCATGGTGTTCCGCAACGACCAGAAGTACTCTCGCGCCCTCCTCAACAAGGCCAAGCTGGTACGCACGCAACATTTTGCGCTAGCACAGCACGCAACAGTAATTCTGTGTAACACTTGCTAATTCTTCTGATCCAATAAATAATCCAAACCCCAGCTGTTCCTGTTCGCCAAGAGCCACCAGGGCAGCTACGACGGCGAGTGCCCCTTCTACTGCTCCTACTCCGGCTACAACGACGAGCTGCTGTGGGCCGCCACATGGCTGTACCTCGCGACGAAGCGGCAGCTGTACGCCGACTACATCTCCCACGAGGCCATCTCGTCGAGCGTCGCCGAGTTCAGCTGGGACCTCAAGTTCCCCGGCGCGCAGGTCCTGCTGGCGGAGTTCAACAtgagctccggcggcggcgcgcagacCTTCAAGACCCAGGCCGACAACTTCGTGTGCGCCGTGCTCCCCGACACGGCGTTCCACCAGGTGTTCATCACCCCCGGCGGCGTGATCCACCTCCGCGACGGCGCCAACACACAGTACGTGACCAGCACGGCCTTCCTCTTCATCGTCTACAGCGACCTGCTGCTGCGCACGGGCCAGACCGTGCTGTGCGGGAACCAGCCCATCCGGCCCGAGCGCCTCCGGGAGTTCGCCAAGCAGCAGATGGACTACCTGCTGGGCGCCAACCCGCGCGGGAGCTCCTACGTCGTGGGCTTCGGCGCCAACTCGCCGACCCAGCCGCACCACCGGGGGGCCTCCACCCCCGTGCTCCCGCCCGGGTACGACGTCAACTGCGGGCTGAGCTTCGGGGAGTGGTTCGCGCCCGACCGGCCCAACCCGAacgagctcaccggcgccatCATGGGCGGGCCCGACAAGGACGACAAGTTCGTGGACAAGCGCGCCAACTCCTCCTACACCGAGCCCTGCACCTACATCAACTCCCTCGCCATCGGCCCGCTCGCCGCGCTCGCCGTCCGCGGCGCGCAGCTCGTCGCCACGCACTGACCGTCGCCATCCGTCAGATGTTCAGTCAGATTCAGGCGCGCTCGCTCAACcaactgctctgctctgctcatCGATCGATGGTCCCATTTCGTTTCGCGCTGTTGCTTTGTAATACCATCCTGCATCTCCCCTGTACGTACGTGTCGAACTGAAGATCACTGAAATGAACAGAAACTCTACATGGCTTTTTTAGAATCTGAACagcattttaatttttttagagAGATGATCATCTGAGCAGCAGGGATTTCTCAACAATTTGATCCGGTCAATTAGAAGCACAAATCACTTCCCCCAATTGAACCTTCGTTCCTAGCATAGCAGGCAGCGATAGCGAGTAATTAGAGCGGAAACGCTCATCTCGAGTTCCCGAGCAGCGGGGAGCAGAGCATCTGAAGAGGAAGCCGCGGGAGTCGTGCGCGCGAGCCCTCTTGTggtggaggaggcgaaggaGCTCCCACTGGCGCTGCTAGCCCGCTCCTCGTCGTCGGGAGCGTCGCCGTCGAGGGGTACGGACCGGTGGATCTGCGCTTGGCGGAGCGCGAGCGCCAGCAGCACCCCCGCCGCATAGTGCTGCGTGGGCGTCAGCGTGGTCGCCACCGGCGGCCGGTCCGGCGGGTTCCGGAGCGCACGGGTCGAC
Coding sequences within it:
- the LOC112878213 gene encoding endoglucanase 8, encoding MRALKHGTMRAHVALALAALVLAGDALQPALAAGGFNYHDALTKTIIFLEAQRSGKLPPNNRVKWRGDSGLEDGKLANVDLTGGYYDAGDNVKYGLPLAFTVTTLAWTALAFKPELEKAKEMDHVNEALRWGTDYLLKCAARKKKLWVQVGDPNLDHQCWVRPENMKAPRTLYEIDEKTPGTEIAAETAAAFAAASMVFRNDQKYSRALLNKAKLLFLFAKSHQGSYDGECPFYCSYSGYNDELLWAATWLYLATKRQLYADYISHEAISSSVAEFSWDLKFPGAQVLLAEFNMSSGGGAQTFKTQADNFVCAVLPDTAFHQVFITPGGVIHLRDGANTQYVTSTAFLFIVYSDLLLRTGQTVLCGNQPIRPERLREFAKQQMDYLLGANPRGSSYVVGFGANSPTQPHHRGASTPVLPPGYDVNCGLSFGEWFAPDRPNPNELTGAIMGGPDKDDKFVDKRANSSYTEPCTYINSLAIGPLAALAVRGAQLVATH